In one Culex quinquefasciatus strain JHB chromosome 2, VPISU_Cqui_1.0_pri_paternal, whole genome shotgun sequence genomic region, the following are encoded:
- the LOC119766458 gene encoding uncharacterized protein LOC119766458: MKIFIALFAVALAVVAAEPSYVTSVLPQAVSVPVSTSVWPPYGVYGKGLAQRYAPVASYPGYSAGVYGGLPVYDNAWGYSTPVLGAYGNAKLIDNGLWNYGGYGYGHTNMYWL; this comes from the exons atgaag ATCTTCATTGCCCTTTTCGCCGTTGCTCTGGCCGTTGTCGCCGCTGAGCCATCGTACGTGACCTCGGTGCTTCCTCAAGCGGTTTCAGTTCCGGTGAGCACCTCTGTGTGGCCACCCTACGGAGTGTACGGAAAGGGACTGGCTCAGCGTTATGCACCCGTAGCCAGTTATCCAGGTTACTCTGCGGGAGTGTACGGAGGTCTGCCAGTCTACGATAACGCTTGGGGATACTCGACACCGGTTTTGGGCGCTTACGGAAACGCCAAGCTCATCGACAATGGACTGTGGAACTACGGTGGATACGGCTATGGACACACCAACATGTACTGGCTGTAA